The following proteins are co-located in the Gigantopelta aegis isolate Gae_Host chromosome 5, Gae_host_genome, whole genome shotgun sequence genome:
- the LOC121373660 gene encoding atrial natriuretic peptide receptor 1-like, which produces MIRMIVMYIIRSIRTSLLVPGTEPMIRIIVMCIYFSENAIGRPWYRANDMDASNEKARKAYKALMTITIRKPTSPEFIQFSEEVKRTASELYPNVSNGDGQVNRFVEAFYDGVILYGLALNETLAANGNVSDGSAITQRMWNRTFEGSRAITLQKWVNRHEFQT; this is translated from the exons ATGATTCGGATGATCGTTATGTATATTATTAGGTCAATAAGAACGTCCTTACTCGTGCCTGGCACCGAGCCAATGATTCGGATTATtgttatgtgtatttatttcagTGAGAACGCCATTGGTCGTCCCTGGTACCGAGCTAATGACATGGATGCTAGTAACGAGAAGGCGAGAAAGGCGTACAAAGCCTTAATGACTATCACCATCCGGAAACCTACGAGTCCCGAGTTCATACAATTCTCGGAGGAGGTGAAACGAACAGCCAGCGAATTATACCCGAACGTTTCCAACGGCGATGGACAG GTAAACCGTTTCGTGGAAGCGTTTTATGATGGTGTTATTCTGTACGGCCTAGCACTGAACGAAACTTTGGCGGCTAACGGGAATGTTTCTGATGGTTCAGCTATCACACAGCGGATGTGGAACAGGACTTTTGAAG gttcaagggccataactcttcaaaaatgggtaaatcgccacgAATTTCAAACATGA